In Elusimicrobium sp. An273, a genomic segment contains:
- a CDS encoding S1 family peptidase, with protein MQKNILLWVLVFSLAHTPFAYGQKTLKPVFKSLGKVAAQKAPQTAAKALLPASPAAAAALAKTTAPHQNLPALPLPPLPLTTQETARQLQKQVNFALVIALAKQQEQTRRKMAAFDTQLRQRVGTLRNPFLQDFIPLEGTAFFIEEEYQGKKYLWGVTAAHMVDYVGPDIHLRLSLDVGLSYDIPVTVVAKGNTGMADIAIFKINEDVSDLVLPFTLAKREPKPNEVLRSYGFFEGDFHVVPNRKVLQSTPGRIVTSFEFGNHERAGACGGPLINEQNELVGIHCGSSRSKQESYAVPISFLKDLLEAAHHNGIKERDLVLNGRTIGKINIDEYIYSVSVKKLGITLRTVTPWREESRVDYNHLENLIELPHSGVLEIAIVKGGTIQTGQTKATSQKLISVNLRTGSSFLEYM; from the coding sequence ATGCAAAAAAACATCCTGCTTTGGGTACTTGTATTTTCGTTGGCTCATACGCCTTTTGCCTATGGACAAAAAACGCTAAAGCCGGTTTTTAAATCACTGGGCAAAGTGGCCGCGCAAAAGGCGCCCCAAACGGCCGCAAAAGCGCTCCTGCCCGCCAGCCCCGCCGCCGCGGCGGCCTTGGCCAAAACAACAGCCCCGCACCAAAACCTGCCGGCACTGCCGCTGCCTCCGCTGCCGCTGACCACCCAAGAAACGGCCCGGCAGCTGCAAAAACAAGTGAATTTTGCCTTAGTCATCGCCCTCGCCAAACAACAAGAGCAAACCCGCCGTAAAATGGCGGCGTTTGACACACAGCTGCGGCAGCGCGTAGGAACTTTGCGAAATCCGTTCCTGCAAGATTTCATTCCCTTGGAAGGGACCGCTTTTTTTATTGAAGAAGAATACCAAGGCAAAAAATATCTCTGGGGTGTTACCGCCGCACATATGGTGGACTATGTCGGCCCGGACATCCACCTGCGCCTTAGCTTGGACGTGGGATTATCGTACGATATTCCCGTTACGGTGGTGGCCAAAGGAAATACCGGCATGGCCGATATCGCCATTTTTAAAATCAATGAAGACGTTTCCGATTTGGTACTTCCGTTCACGCTGGCTAAACGCGAACCCAAACCCAACGAAGTACTGCGCTCCTATGGATTTTTTGAAGGGGACTTCCACGTAGTGCCCAACCGCAAAGTGCTGCAGTCCACCCCCGGCCGAATTGTAACTTCGTTTGAGTTTGGCAATCACGAGCGGGCCGGCGCCTGCGGCGGGCCGTTAATTAACGAACAAAATGAGTTGGTAGGCATTCACTGCGGCAGTTCCCGCTCCAAGCAAGAAAGTTATGCCGTGCCGATTTCTTTCTTAAAAGATTTATTGGAGGCCGCCCACCACAACGGCATCAAAGAACGCGATTTGGTGCTAAACGGCCGCACCATTGGCAAAATTAATATAGACGAATACATTTATTCCGTCAGCGTCAAAAAATTAGGCATCACGCTCCGCACCGTGACTCCTTGGCGGGAAGAATCCCGCGTGGATTATAACCACTTGGAAAATTTAATCGAACTGCCGCATTCCGGCGTTTTGGAAATTGCGATTGTAAAAGGCGGCACCATCCAAACCGGCCAGACCAAAGCCACCAGCCAAAAACTAATTTCCGTAAATTTGCGAACCGGCTCCTCGTTCTTGGAATATATGTAA
- the glyA gene encoding serine hydroxymethyltransferase: MYPDLQKTDPAVFSAVAKELGRQREKLELIASENFTSLAVMQAQGSVLTNKYAEGYPGKRYYGGCEFVDEVEQLAIDRAKQLFGAEHANVQPHSGAQANMAVYFALLQPGDTVLGLNLSHGGHLTHGHPMNFSGKLYRIVAMNVRPDTEEIDYDEAANLALEHKPKLIMAGASNYSRVFDWKRLREIADSCGAYLACDVAHYAGLIAAGEYPNPFPYADVVTTTTHKTLRGPRGGLILCKEKLAKAINSAVFPGTQGGPLMHVIAGKAVCFGEALKPEFKAYQHQVKQNAAALAQALLVRGYRLVAGGTDSHVMCIDLRSKGLTGKAAEAALDKAGITANKNTIPFDPEKPFVTSGLRLGTPAVTTRGMKEADMAQVAAFIDDAISHAQDEAYLAQIAGQVKKFLEKFPLYPQLQ; this comes from the coding sequence TTTTTCAGCGGTAGCCAAAGAACTCGGCCGCCAGCGCGAAAAATTGGAGCTGATTGCTTCGGAAAATTTTACTTCGCTGGCCGTCATGCAGGCGCAAGGCTCGGTGCTGACCAATAAATACGCCGAAGGATACCCCGGCAAACGCTACTACGGCGGATGCGAATTTGTAGACGAAGTGGAACAGCTCGCCATTGACCGCGCCAAACAGCTTTTCGGCGCCGAGCACGCCAACGTGCAGCCGCATTCGGGCGCGCAGGCCAATATGGCGGTCTACTTTGCCCTCCTGCAACCCGGCGACACCGTGCTGGGCCTCAACCTTTCCCACGGCGGGCACCTGACCCACGGACACCCGATGAATTTTTCCGGCAAACTTTACCGCATTGTGGCCATGAACGTGCGCCCCGACACCGAAGAAATTGATTACGACGAAGCCGCCAATCTGGCGTTGGAACACAAACCCAAGCTGATTATGGCGGGAGCGTCCAACTATTCGCGCGTGTTTGACTGGAAACGCCTGCGCGAAATCGCCGATTCCTGCGGGGCCTATCTGGCGTGCGACGTGGCCCATTACGCGGGGCTTATTGCTGCGGGCGAATATCCAAACCCTTTCCCGTATGCAGACGTCGTAACCACCACCACGCACAAAACACTGCGCGGGCCGCGCGGCGGGCTGATTTTGTGCAAAGAAAAACTGGCCAAAGCCATCAACTCGGCCGTTTTCCCCGGCACGCAAGGAGGGCCGCTGATGCACGTGATTGCAGGCAAGGCCGTTTGCTTTGGGGAAGCGTTAAAGCCCGAATTTAAAGCGTATCAGCACCAAGTCAAACAAAACGCCGCGGCTTTGGCCCAGGCCCTGCTGGTCCGCGGCTACCGCTTGGTGGCGGGCGGAACAGACAGCCACGTGATGTGCATTGATTTGCGCTCCAAAGGCCTCACCGGCAAAGCCGCCGAAGCCGCCCTGGACAAAGCCGGCATTACCGCCAACAAGAACACCATCCCGTTTGACCCCGAAAAACCGTTTGTAACCAGCGGCCTTCGCCTGGGAACGCCGGCCGTAACCACGCGCGGCATGAAAGAGGCCGATATGGCGCAAGTGGCGGCGTTTATTGACGACGCCATTTCGCACGCACAGGACGAAGCGTACTTGGCGCAAATTGCCGGGCAAGTCAAAAAATTCTTGGAAAAATTCCCGCTCTATCCGCAGTTGCAATAG
- a CDS encoding serine protease, whose translation MNIKKTLAFFGIVALLCGGTTPVFAQKDLTKFLKQLWGPKNLFFNRSPSLKQTFPKINWQALDNMAFAQVSTQQVLSAATPLFMPKVSVDVPRPLLPAPQKIKRAVFTLQYDPKTHGKGSAFAVKIDGQVWGVTARHVLDDIGRSPYMSLKTPAGQELFFQVFSVREGNVHGADIAVFRIPPQALDYITPLQPDYVLPTPEEQVQSAGFSHGNFGWFPRVDVLFASNHRILARYENFPVRSGYCGSPVLKNGKVMGVFVGIMPQELAQTAAWFSLVSNSFPTPIHSFTQIVPISWVLRLVRQEKSGLPIESTVPVKVLGKTIAWLHPDENIVSIQQMRNGNLIKTIPAYPFMNYSHLEAFLEIQPLDRIYVTIQQGDRSSSRKRIFVYALDTASGKVTHTERK comes from the coding sequence ATGAATATCAAAAAGACCCTTGCATTTTTCGGAATCGTTGCCCTGCTGTGCGGCGGGACAACGCCCGTTTTTGCGCAAAAAGATCTGACGAAATTTTTAAAACAACTATGGGGCCCCAAAAACCTTTTCTTTAACCGCTCTCCTTCGCTGAAGCAAACGTTCCCCAAAATAAACTGGCAGGCGTTGGACAATATGGCTTTTGCACAAGTGTCCACCCAGCAGGTGTTGTCCGCGGCGACGCCGTTGTTTATGCCCAAAGTTTCTGTAGACGTGCCCCGCCCGCTGCTGCCGGCGCCGCAAAAAATCAAACGCGCCGTGTTTACCCTGCAATACGACCCTAAAACCCACGGGAAAGGCTCCGCTTTTGCCGTGAAAATTGACGGCCAGGTGTGGGGCGTTACCGCCCGCCATGTGTTAGACGACATCGGCCGGTCGCCGTATATGTCGCTTAAAACGCCCGCCGGGCAGGAATTGTTTTTCCAAGTCTTTTCCGTGCGGGAAGGAAACGTGCATGGCGCGGATATTGCCGTTTTTCGCATTCCGCCGCAAGCGTTGGATTACATCACCCCGCTTCAGCCCGACTATGTGCTCCCCACCCCGGAAGAACAAGTACAGTCGGCAGGCTTTTCGCACGGAAACTTCGGCTGGTTCCCCCGGGTGGATGTGTTGTTTGCCAGTAATCACCGCATTTTAGCCCGGTACGAAAATTTCCCCGTGCGAAGCGGATATTGCGGCTCACCCGTCTTAAAAAACGGAAAAGTCATGGGCGTATTTGTAGGCATTATGCCCCAAGAATTGGCCCAAACCGCGGCGTGGTTTAGTTTGGTATCCAACTCTTTTCCAACCCCCATTCATTCGTTTACCCAAATTGTTCCGATTTCTTGGGTGCTGCGCCTGGTGCGGCAGGAAAAGTCCGGCCTGCCCATTGAAAGCACCGTGCCCGTTAAAGTGCTGGGCAAAACCATTGCCTGGCTGCACCCGGATGAAAATATCGTTTCTATCCAACAAATGCGCAACGGCAACCTGATTAAAACGATTCCGGCCTACCCTTTTATGAACTACAGTCATTTGGAAGCCTTCTTGGAGATACAGCCCCTTGACCGTATCTACGTGACCATCCAACAAGGAGACCGTTCTTCTTCCAGAAAAAGAATTTTTGTCTATGCGTTGGACACGGCTTCCGGCAAAGTAACACACACGGAGCGAAAATAA